In Actinoplanes derwentensis, the following proteins share a genomic window:
- a CDS encoding alpha/beta fold hydrolase — MPLKKISRLFLAALIAVCGVVVATAGPAYATVPGFVLSSTTASLPATLSALATGKRIQYVTTNINGSLTTATGLVLTPKTGKKNKVVAWGHGTTGLADICAPSNNQAVFWEEARIAVAELLSRGWTVAAPDYPGLGTAQAHPYLVGASAARSLIDNVRAARYLDTALSTQYVVDGHSQGGSGALFASQLAPTYDGNLVLKGTASIAPLSNIQEIVQGIPGTAAQGYLVMALYGINAVEPAFDPKTVLAAPAEAKLGVLQTGCLYPILAAFENFTAAQLVEGGTVPQAVVNKMMAYENPLQTAPSAPVLLVHGTDDEAVPYFLSEILAGQATSYGVSVTFQTIDGANHDGAVIQSSVQVADWIAARFA; from the coding sequence GTGCCATTGAAGAAGATCTCCCGTCTGTTCCTCGCCGCGCTGATCGCCGTGTGCGGGGTAGTGGTCGCCACTGCCGGACCGGCATACGCGACCGTGCCGGGATTCGTGCTCAGCTCGACCACCGCGAGCCTGCCGGCCACCCTGTCCGCGCTCGCCACCGGCAAACGGATCCAGTACGTCACCACCAACATCAACGGCAGCCTGACCACCGCGACCGGTCTGGTGCTCACCCCCAAGACCGGCAAGAAGAACAAAGTGGTGGCGTGGGGGCACGGCACCACCGGACTCGCCGACATCTGCGCGCCCTCGAACAATCAGGCGGTCTTCTGGGAGGAGGCGCGGATCGCGGTCGCTGAACTGCTCAGCCGTGGCTGGACCGTCGCCGCACCCGACTACCCGGGACTCGGCACCGCGCAGGCGCACCCCTATCTGGTCGGCGCCAGTGCCGCCCGGTCTCTGATCGACAACGTCCGGGCCGCCCGTTACCTCGACACCGCGCTGTCCACCCAGTACGTCGTCGACGGCCATTCCCAGGGCGGCTCCGGAGCACTGTTCGCCAGTCAGCTGGCTCCCACGTACGACGGCAATCTGGTTTTGAAGGGCACCGCCTCGATCGCGCCGCTCTCCAACATCCAGGAGATCGTCCAGGGCATTCCTGGCACCGCGGCGCAGGGTTACCTGGTGATGGCGCTCTACGGGATCAACGCGGTGGAACCCGCCTTCGACCCGAAGACGGTGCTGGCCGCGCCGGCCGAAGCCAAACTCGGTGTGCTCCAGACCGGTTGCCTCTACCCGATCCTGGCCGCCTTCGAGAACTTCACCGCCGCTCAACTGGTCGAGGGCGGAACCGTTCCGCAGGCGGTCGTCAACAAGATGATGGCCTACGAGAATCCGCTGCAGACCGCGCCGAGTGCGCCCGTCCTCCTCGTCCACGGGACCGACGACGAGGCCGTGCCGTACTTCCTCTCCGAGATCCTCGCCGGCCAGGCCACCTCGTACGGGGTGTCGGTGACCTTCCAGACGATCGACGGTGCCAACCATGACGGTGCCGTCATCCAGTCGTCGGTGCAGGTGGCCGATTGGATCGCGGCCCGGTTCGCCTGA
- a CDS encoding sulfurtransferase TusA family protein — protein sequence MTPVVLDGGDRRCVLLLIELRKLTTTLPADTVIHLIATDPAAPIDLPAWCHLTGHGYLGPVQGQDRPTFAVRVTAGAVTTDSARPWHPPAR from the coding sequence ATGACGCCGGTCGTCCTGGACGGTGGGGACCGTCGCTGTGTGCTGCTGCTCATCGAGTTGCGCAAACTCACCACGACGCTGCCCGCGGACACGGTGATCCATCTGATCGCCACCGATCCGGCCGCGCCGATCGACCTGCCGGCCTGGTGTCATCTGACCGGGCACGGCTATCTGGGCCCGGTGCAAGGTCAAGACCGTCCGACATTTGCGGTACGGGTGACAGCGGGCGCCGTGACCACGGACTCCGCCCGGCCCTGGCATCCGCCGGCTCGCTGA